In Vibrio atlanticus, the following proteins share a genomic window:
- the fbp gene encoding class 1 fructose-bisphosphatase: protein MSEMRTLGEFIVEKQSDFPHASGDLSSLLSSIRLAAKIVNREINKAGLVDITGAVGTDNVQGEEQQKLDLYANDKFKAALEARDQVCGVASEEEDEAVAFNKELNKNAKYVVLMDPLDGSSNIDVNVSVGTIFSIYRRVSPVGTPPTQEDFLQPGHKQVAAGYVIYGSSTMLVYTTGAGVNGFTYDPSLGTFCLSHENMMIPDEGKIYSINEGNYIRFPTGVKKYIKYCQENEPSDNRPYTSRYIGSLVSDFHRNLLKGGIYLYPSTQSHPQGKLRLLYECNPIAFIMEQAGGIASDGAQRIMDIKPTELHQRVPFFVGSKNMVKKVEEFLELNRD, encoded by the coding sequence ATGTCTGAGATGCGCACCCTTGGTGAGTTCATTGTTGAGAAACAGAGTGACTTCCCCCATGCAAGCGGTGATCTATCATCCCTTTTGTCGTCTATTCGACTTGCTGCAAAAATTGTTAACCGTGAGATCAACAAGGCTGGTCTAGTCGACATCACTGGCGCTGTTGGTACAGACAACGTTCAAGGTGAAGAACAGCAAAAGCTAGACCTTTACGCGAACGACAAGTTTAAAGCGGCTCTAGAAGCTCGTGATCAAGTTTGTGGTGTTGCAAGTGAAGAAGAAGACGAAGCTGTCGCCTTCAATAAAGAGCTCAACAAAAACGCAAAATACGTCGTTCTGATGGACCCACTTGATGGTTCTTCAAACATCGATGTCAATGTATCTGTTGGTACAATCTTCTCTATCTATCGTCGAGTATCGCCTGTTGGTACCCCACCAACACAAGAAGACTTCCTACAGCCAGGACACAAGCAAGTAGCCGCGGGGTACGTAATTTACGGCTCTTCAACTATGCTTGTTTACACAACTGGTGCAGGTGTAAATGGCTTCACCTACGACCCATCTCTGGGCACCTTCTGTCTGTCTCATGAAAACATGATGATCCCTGATGAAGGTAAGATTTATTCCATCAACGAAGGTAACTACATTCGCTTCCCTACGGGTGTTAAGAAGTACATCAAGTACTGCCAAGAAAATGAGCCAAGCGACAATCGCCCTTACACATCACGTTACATCGGTTCTCTAGTATCAGATTTCCACCGTAATCTTCTGAAAGGCGGTATCTACTTATACCCGAGTACGCAAAGCCACCCTCAGGGTAAACTGCGTCTGCTGTACGAGTGCAACCCAATAGCCTTCATCATGGAGCAAGCTGGCGGTATTGCCTCCGATGGCGCCCAACGAATCATGGATATAAAACCAACAGAACTGCACCAACGTGTGCCTTTCTTTGTCGGTTCTAAGAACATGGTGAAAAAAGTAGAAGAGTTCCTTGAACTTAACCGAGACTAA
- a CDS encoding gamma-glutamylcyclotransferase family protein — protein MQQLVFVYGTLRQGQSNHHYLQQCECLGRFDTPEEYALFDLGVYPAMISGKKNVVGEVYIINDEVLASLDRLEDVPVEYRREQIETIFGLAWVYLYQLDLTANKEILSGDWCKRDNP, from the coding sequence ATGCAGCAACTTGTTTTTGTTTATGGAACCTTGAGGCAAGGTCAGTCCAACCACCACTATTTGCAGCAGTGTGAGTGCTTAGGAAGGTTTGACACCCCTGAGGAGTATGCTCTTTTTGATTTAGGTGTCTATCCGGCGATGATTTCTGGAAAGAAAAATGTCGTTGGCGAGGTCTATATCATTAACGATGAAGTTTTGGCTTCGCTCGATCGGCTAGAAGATGTTCCTGTTGAGTATCGTCGCGAACAAATAGAGACTATATTTGGACTAGCATGGGTATATTTGTATCAGCTTGATCTAACGGCTAATAAAGAAATACTTTCGGGTGACTGGTGTAAGCGGGACAACCCGTAA